One genomic segment of Alicycliphilus denitrificans K601 includes these proteins:
- a CDS encoding NAD(P)H-dependent flavin oxidoreductase gives MHDTLPPTDLCRLLGCRLPLLLAGMGGVARSELVAAVTGAGAFGFLGMVREPLALIEREVAQVRARTDLPFGVNLIPAATPAPLLREQVGLCITLRVPVVCLFWDVDRAVVERLRGAGITVVHQVGSVQDALDAQEAGAQALIAQGVEAGGHVRGRQPLAGLLAGVLAAARVPVAAAGGLADGRDVARVLAAGAQAAVLGTALIATHESFAHDYHKRRLVAARASDTLLTEDFHVNWPPHAAVRVLRNSVTRGERGDPFGPAPATGPAVIGEEEGRPIHLFSTDSPLRSMTGDFEAMALYAGRGVDRIAGVEPAADCVRRIAAEAAAQLAR, from the coding sequence ATGCACGACACCCTGCCCCCCACCGACCTGTGCCGCCTGCTGGGCTGCCGCCTGCCGCTGCTGCTGGCGGGCATGGGCGGCGTGGCGCGCTCCGAGCTGGTGGCGGCCGTCACCGGGGCCGGCGCCTTCGGCTTCCTGGGCATGGTGCGCGAGCCGCTGGCGCTGATCGAGCGCGAGGTGGCCCAGGTGCGCGCGCGCACCGACCTGCCCTTCGGCGTGAACCTGATCCCCGCGGCCACGCCCGCGCCGCTGCTGCGCGAGCAGGTGGGCCTGTGCATCACGCTGCGCGTGCCCGTGGTCTGCCTGTTCTGGGACGTGGACCGCGCCGTGGTCGAACGGTTGCGCGGCGCGGGCATCACCGTGGTGCACCAGGTGGGATCGGTGCAGGACGCGCTGGACGCGCAGGAGGCCGGCGCCCAGGCGCTCATCGCCCAGGGCGTGGAGGCCGGCGGCCACGTGCGCGGGCGCCAGCCGCTGGCCGGGCTGCTGGCCGGCGTGCTGGCCGCGGCCCGCGTCCCCGTGGCCGCCGCCGGGGGGCTGGCCGACGGGCGCGACGTGGCGCGCGTGCTGGCGGCCGGTGCGCAGGCCGCCGTGCTGGGCACGGCCCTGATCGCCACGCACGAATCCTTCGCCCACGACTACCACAAGCGCCGCCTGGTGGCCGCGCGCGCCAGCGACACGCTGCTGACCGAGGACTTCCACGTCAACTGGCCGCCCCATGCCGCCGTGCGCGTGCTCAGGAACAGCGTCACCCGCGGCGAGCGCGGCGACCCGTTCGGCCCCGCGCCCGCCACCGGCCCCGCGGTGATCGGCGAGGAGGAGGGCCGCCCCATCCACCTGTTCAGCACCGACTCGCCGCTGCGCTCCATGACCGGCGACTTCGAGGCCATGGCCCTCTACGCCGGCCGCGGCGTGGACCGCATCGCCGGCGTGGAGCCCGCCGCCGACTGCGTGCGCCGCATCGCCGCCGAGGCGGCGGCGCAGCTCGCGCGGTGA